Below is a window of Fulvitalea axinellae DNA.
CGTCAACATGCCCGTATTTCTTTTCCCATACCTCCATATTCCGCCCCACTTCCTCTTCCCTGGTCACGTCCATCGGCACTATTTCCAACTTTCCGTTATCCTTAAAGCGCTCTTCCAGAAACTTGACCTGATCCGGCAAACCCAACTGCGTCAACGCCACCACTTGGTAATCTGCCTTAAGAAATGATTCGACTACCGCACGGCCCAATCCGCCCGCAGCTCCGGAAATAATAACTGTTTTTGACATTCTTCTGAATTTGGAAAATGAGTGATACTGTATTCAAAAGACAAAAACAGCAGAGAGGGTTTTATTTTTTGGAAAAATCGGACAAGATGACGGTGAATAGGTATAAAAAAAGCCGGTCTGGAAAATTCCAAACCGGCTTTGTGGGCCCTACTGGATTCGAACCAGTGACCCCCTGCTTGTAAGGCAGGTGCTCTGAACCAACTGAGCTAAAGGCCCTTCTTTATTCTACTCCGAAGAGTCGTGATTCGACTGGGGCTCGAACCCAGGACCCTCTCCTTAAAAGGGAGATGCTCTACCAACTGAGCTATCGAATCTAACCAATGTGTTGTGGGCCCTACTGGATTCGAACCAGTGACCCCCTGCTTGTAAGGCAGGTGCTCTGAACCAACTGAGCTAAAGGCCCTTCTTTTTATTCTGCTCCGAAGAGTCGTGATTCGACTGGGGCTCGAACCCAGGACCCTCTCCTTAAAAGGGAGATGCTCTACCAACTGAGCTATCGAATCTAACCAATGTGTCTGTGGGCCCTACTGGATTCGAACCAGTGACCCCCTGCTTGTAAGGCAGGTGCTCTGAACCAACTGAGCTAAAGGCCCCTCTTTTTCTTTACTCTAACTCCGAAGAGTCGTGATTCGACTGGGGCTCGAACCCAGGACCCTCTCCTTAAAAGGGAGATGCTCTACCAACTGAGCTATCGAATCTAACCAATGTGTCTGTGGGCCCTACTGGATTCGAACCAGTGACCCCCTGCTTGTAAGGCAGGTGCTCTGAACCAACTGAGCTAAAGGCCCTTCTTTATTCTACTCCGAAGAGTCGTGATTCGACTGGGGCTCGAACCCAGGACCCTCTCCTTAAAAGGGAGATGCTCTACCAACTGAGCTATCGAATCTAACCAATGTGTTTGTGGGCCCTACTGGATTCGAACCAGTGACCCCCTGCTTGTAAGGCAGGTGCTCTGAACCAACTGAGCTAAAGGCCCTTCTTTTTCTTATCCTAACTCCGAAGAGTCGTGATTCGACTGGGGCTCGAACCCAGGACCCTCTCCTTAAAAGGGAGATGCTCTACCAACTGAGCTATCGAATCTAACCAATGTGTCTGTGGGCCCTACTGGATTCGAACCAGTGACCCCCTGCTTGTAAGGCAGGTGCTCTGAACCAACTGAGCTAAAGGCCCTTCTTTTTATTCTGCTCCGAAGAGTCGTGATTCGACTGGGGCTCGAACCCAGGACCCTCTCCTTAAAAGGGAGATGCTCTACCAACTGAGCTATCGAATCTAACCAATGTGTTGTGGGCCCTACTGGATTCGAACCAGTGACCCCCTGCTTGTAAGGCAGGTGCTCTGAACCAACTGAGCTAAAGGCCCTCTTTTTTATTCCACTCCGAAGAGTCGTGATTCGACTGGGGCTCGAACCCAGGACCCTCTCCTTAAAAGGGAGATGCTCTACCAACTGAGCTATCGAATCGTAAAGGGATAAACGCCAAACTTGAATTTCTGTTGTCGTTTTCCGTAATTGGACTGCAAATGTAGTCGGTTATGTTTGAAAGCCAAAACTTCTCTGTGAAAATTATCAAATTATTTTCGCTTCTTATCTTCCTTTGTTCAGCCCAAAAAGGCTTCTCCGCAGATAGGGAAAATTTAGCAAAAGCGGACTCCCTGTTTTCTAAAAGCCAATATGAGCAGGCTCTGACGATATACGAAGACATCTTCACCAAAGAGCAAAAGTACTCTGATTCAATGCTGTTACGCATGGCCTTGATATACGAACTGGGGGGTAATTACGCAAAAAACCTTTACTTCCTTAATTTGTACTATTCGAACACTAGCAGTCGTTCGACTTTGGAAAGAATAAACACCATAGCCAAGAAGCACGAGCTGTCTGGCTACGAGTTTTCCGACCGGGAACGTGTGCTCAATTGGATGCGGACACAACGGTCGGTCATAAATATATCGGCCTTGGCATTGCTGATTTTTTTCTCCGGAATACTTTTTTTCTTACGTAAGAGAAAAAATATCCGACCGATTTTGGGCGGGACCTTCCTTTGCCTCACTACCTTGGGTATTTCCCTTGAGCTCAACCTCTCCTCCATACCCCCCACCAAAGGCATTGTCCTAAACGACAACGCTTGGCTAATGGACGGCCCTTCGTCCGCCGCGGACGGTTCTTTGAAAGTTCCGAAGGGCAATAAACTGAAGGTTATCGGCAAGGAAGACATTTGGTATGAAGTGACTTGGGAGGGACGGACAGGCTATATTCGGGAAGGGAATCTCGGAGTCGTTATATAAACGTCTCCAAAAAGCGTTTTCAAGCCCGCCACAATGCTTTTCGGCACTCTCCTAGAGTGTACGTCCAAACCCGGGAACAACAGCCTCTAAAGGGGATTTTACAAAAAGTGGAAATCAAGGGCAAAACAAAAAGGGCCATCCAAACGGACGGCCCTTTTTTGCTAGTCGCAATATTTTTGCGGAAAAGGATGATTACGAGTACATCACCTCTTTTACGGCTTTAACTGTCTTCTCAACGTTTGGCAAGATAGCCTCGATCAAAGTTGGGGCGTATGGTAACGGAACATCCCAGCTGTTTACCTTGCGTACAGGAGCGTCAAGGTAATCGAAAGCATTTTGCTGAATGTGGTACGTGATATCGGTAGCCATAGACGCCATAGCCCAAGCTTCCTCAACGATAACCAAGCGGTTGGTTTTCTTCACAGACTCCACGATAGTCTTGTAGTCCAACGGACGTACGGAACGAAGGTCGATCACCTCGGCGCTTACGCCCTCTTTGGCAAGCTCCTCGGCGGCGGCGTTAGCCACTTTCATCATTTTTCCGAAAGACACCAACGTCACGTCAGTACCTTCGCGAACAACGTCGGCCACGCCGATCGGAATGATGTATTCGCCCTCAGGCACCTCCCCCTTGTCTCCGTACATCAACTCCGACTCCATGAAGATCACAGGGTCATTGTCACGGATAGACGCTTTCATCAAGCCTTTGGCGTCTTTTGGGTTAGAAGGAACCACTACTTTCAGACCAGGGCAGTTCGCATACCAGTTTTCGAAGTTCTGGGAGTGCTGGGCACCCAACTGGCCGGCGTTACCCGTAGGTCCGCGGAAAACCATCGGAATAGGGAACTGGCCACCCGACATGGACAGCATCTTGGCGGCGGCATTGATCACTTGGTCAATGGCCACGAGCGAGAAGTTGAAGGTCATGAACTCGACGATTGGACGGAGGCCATTCATGGCCGCTCCTACGCCGATACCCGCAAAGCCAAGCTCGGTGATTGGAGTGTCGATCACTCGCTTAGCGCCGAACTCGTCAAGCATTCCCTGACTCACCTTATATGCGCCATTATACTCGGCAACTTCCTCGCCCATGAGGAAAACGTTCTCATCGCGACGCATTTCTTCACTCATCGCTTCCCTAAGGGCTTCCCGAAATTGTATCTGTCTCATGGTGTTATTAGCTGATAGTTGTTTCAAAGGACGTGTAAATTTAAGACTTGGGAAACAATAAACAAACGTCCTCGACGCATTCGAACGCCCATATAAAAAAAAGCCCGTCACTGGGACGGGCCTTATAAATCTTATCTATAATCTCGGATCGAGCTTATTTCACGGCGTTGGTGAAGTCGCTGCTTGCTGAGATTTTAGAGAACTCAAGGTCGTTAGCCGCTTTGGCTTTCAAGCTTGGGTCGATCTTAACAGCCTTTTTCAAAGCGTCAACAGCTTTAGAGCTGTTGTTCTGACGAGCGTAAGCTACGGCTTTCACATAGTAAGCCAAAGCGAAGTCGCCGTTGATTTCAGTAGCTTCGTCCAAAGAAACCACAGCGTTCTGATACTCCTTGTTCAGCAACTGAGCCAAACCTTTGTTGAAGGCGTTAACAGCAGTCTTGTCTGAAGCAGCGAGAGTAGCGATAGCGTCGCCGTACTTAGCCATACGGATTTCGATAGCACCGCGAGTTCCGTTGATAGCGGCGGCCGAGTAAGAATCAGGACGCAAAGACACAGACTTGGCGATAGTACCGTAAGCTTTGGCAATGTTGCCTTGCAGGTAGTAAGCAGCGGCCAAGTTAGCGTAAGCCTCTGGGCTCTCAGTTTGTCTGTTGGCAGACTGAGCTTGGTTGATAGCTTTCTCAACGAGGCTGTTGCGCGCAGAACCTTCAGCTTTTTCAGCTTTGGCTACATATACACCCGCCAAGTTGTTGTGAGCCTTCCAAGCGTTTGATTTCTTGATCACAGCTTTGTAGATAGCCTCTTTCTCGTCCAATGAAGGAGTCAGGTGAGCAGCCCACAACAATTCGCCGTCTGACAATGAGTCAGCCGAAAGCGAACCGTTAGCGATTTGCTTGGCCATAACAGCGATAGTCGAGTTAGGCTTCTTCTCGATAACAGTCAAGATCTCGGTGCGAGCGTTACGCAACTTAGGGTACAGACCGTTGAAGATAGTCTTGTAGAAGGGAAGCTCAGCCAAACGGTCCTGCTTCTCTTCGAAAGTTCCGGCGCCGTTAACGATGCGCAAGCACTCCTGCTTCTGAGCGGCAGTAAGCTTGTCGAAGCTGTCCAAAACAGTTTTGAACTGTCCCCAATCGTCAACTACTGGCTTCAATACGAAGTCGATCTTGTCAGCTTCGCCTTTGTAGTCGTAGCGTCCCATCAAAGTACGGTACTGCTTCTCGATAGCTTGGGCACGCTCTTCGGCCAAGTTTGAGTTTACACGCTCAGTACCTTCTGGCGAGTGAGTACCAGTGATGATAACCTTACGAGTAACGTTTTTCTCAGCTACGAAAGCTTTGAATGACTTAGCCTCGTCGCGGTTAGTCGACATGTAGAGGTTCAGTCTTGGGCTTCCTTGCGGGAAGAAGAACTCAACGTAAGTCGGCTCCAACTCCTCAGCGTCAGTGTAACCCGGGTGAGCGTAAGCGGCGTTGGCTACGTTCTCCACCAAAGTAGAAGTAGTGATCAAACCTTTCGCGATAGCGAAATCCTTGATAGCTTTCTTCTCCTTGCCGGCCTTAGTGGTAACAGTACCGTCCACTACCAAATCACCGTTGGTGATGTCAGAGTTGTAAGGGAAAGCGAACGACTCAGTCTTCTTAGGCTTAGCCGACTTATCAGGGTAATCGTCACCTTTGAAAGTAACATCGTTAAGGTCGATCTCCTTGCTTCCGTATTTGTATGAAGGGTCGATTGTGTAATCGTAACCCGGCTTCATCATTTTAGTCGGCAACACTGCTGAAAGCTCGAAAGCTACGGTGTCGGCGTGTACTTCAAGCGGATCGGGAGTAGCTTTAACGTCCTGCTCTTTGGCGAGCTTGGCCATTTTGTTCAGCGTACACCCTGAAAAAGTCGCGGCTCCCGCAACTAACATCAATGGGAGGATACGTATCTTCATCTTGACAAACGGATTTATATTTGGTTGCAATTAAAAGCGAAATTATCCTTATAATACAAGCATTGCAAAACTCATAAAGAAAAATGCCGTATATTGAAATAATTTAATAGAATAGTCCACCCAATGGTATTAAGACCCCGACAAGCATGAAAAATATCCGAAAATTCATTGACCATCAAGCCTTTGGCGTATGCGCCAAGCTTGCCGAAAAATTCCAATTACCGATCTATAAAATAAGACTGTGGTTTATCTATTCCAGTTTTTTCACCTTAGGGTCCTCTTTCCTCGTTTACATCTCTCTCGCATTCGTGGTGGAAATCCGGAAAGCCCTAAGGCAACGTTATAACCAATTTTGGTATAACTAAAGTCCAGACCGCACTTTTGGCAACAAGCCAATCAAGGGCAACAGTCTGGAACAACGCCCACTAAGTTAGGAAAATCCTGTTGAAGTTCGTGCGTTTTTCTCCTCGGATTGAAAGCCCAAATCAGAAAAGCGGGACTTTTTTCGCACAAAATAATCAAAGACTATCAGTCCACGATATTGAGTGGGCGCATCCGACACGAAAGCCAGACTTTTTTTTCTCTTTTTTCTTTTCTTACGGTGTTCGGCGAACGACAGCGTAAAATCCCTAAAAGCTTTCAAAACCGCCTTGCCGTCACCGGGAACGCCCCCTCCGAAAAACCGAAGAGCCGCCACCATATCCAAACCCAAGCGGAGCGGCATCTTCCATAACAAGTGCCTTCCTTTAGTATTCAGATAAAGTACGCTTAGCGAGTTCCGAAAATTCAAATATGTTTTCCGAGGATTCCCTTGCGCCAGTGTTCCGCCACCTACATGGTAAACGGAGCTTTCCCCGCAATAGTACACTTTTCGTCCCATCCGGTGGATTCTCCAACAGAGATCAACCTCTTCCATATGGGCGAAGAAGTCCTCGTCGAATCCGCCTAACTGGCGGAAGACATCCGAACGGACCATCAGCGCAGCGCCCGTGGCCCAGAAAACAGGCCGGGTGTCGGCGTAAGTTTCGGAATCTTTTTCCGTATGATCAAACAGCCGGCCTCGGCAAAACGGATAGGCCAAAGAATCGATGTAGCCACCCGCCGCTCCGGCATATTCGAGTTTTTCAGGCTCTGCGTGCGAAAGTATCTTTGGCTGTACGGCCGCCACTTCATGGTCGGAGTCTAGCAAGCGAACAATCGGATCCAGCCAACCCGGTGTCACCTCCACATCGGAGTTGAGGAGCATATAATACTCCGCCTCCACGTGTTTGAGTCCGTCGTTATAGCCTTTGGCGAAACCGCCGTTTTCCTCGTTGACGATCAAGCGCACGTCCGGGAATCGCTCACGCAGAAAGTCTACGGAATCGTCGGTAGACCTATTGTCCACCACTACAATCTCCGCATCCCCCGAATAATCGGTTACCGAAGGCAGGAACTTTTCCATCAAAGCCCTACCGTTGTAATTAAGTATTACTACCGCTACTTTCTTCGTCATACTCGCCTTTATCTCATCCCGAATTTAAGCGATTCGTATTCAAAGTAACGTATTTGCCTCCCCAAAAGTGCCTTTTTAACACATTCGTCATCATTTTAGCGCATTATCGTAATTTGGAAAAGTGTAACTCCTTGAGTTTCGTGAAGTCTTCGCCCGAATCCAGAAGTACCCAATCACAATGTAAGTATTCCGCTTTTTCCTGTCCGTCGCTTTTCATTCCCCTAAAATCGTAGTCCGAGGAAATACCGTAATACTTCGCGTCCACTTGCCTCAATCTGGTACTTAGCGGGAATACCGCCACTTGACGATAGTCGCGTTTGTTCAACCAATCCATCGCTTCCGGAATACTTCTGATGCGCTCGCCACCCAGTGTGTTTATAAGAAATCCGTCGTCCAGCAAATCCGCTATTTTCGCTTTTCGCAAATCCGGATTTTCCACCATCGACAACCAATAGTAGAAGCAGCTTTGGCTACGGTTATCCGGAAAAGTGTCTTCGAATATTTCCGAATCCACCGGTTCGGATTTCGTCACCGTCACGCTTTTCATCAACGGAAGACTCGCCTTGCCTTTGCATTCCAGCTTTACTTCATAATGCCGCATTCCGGAAGTCAGCCTGTCCTCAATATCCAAAAGCTGGAACAATACGCGCGCCGTGAGCGTCACTTCGGTTTCGGAAGTCTCGGTTACACTTACGCGCGCCACTCTGTGCGAACGCAACTCGCCCATATTCCTTTCGGAAAGCGCCACTTCCATGCCTGCTTTATCAAGCGTATCGCCATTGGAGGCCGTAAAGACAAAATCCTGAGACAAGGCGCTTTCTATTTGGGCAAAACCCATCGCCGGGCGCTCCCACACGCCAAACCAACGGTAAAACTGCGCCTTAGCCTCATGACTTTCCATCGATTCCAGATAATCTCTCTCTTTCATCCCCGTTATTTTAAGAGCCTAGCCGGCCCGGTTACGGACTCGCCAAGCTATGCGAAACAAGTTCTTTTCCCGGCAAAAAGGCCGATGTAATTGAAAGAGGACAGAATGGCTTTTGTTTTGGCGCAATGCCTTGTGACCATAATCATATGGATAAAAAAGCCAGCTACCGTACCTTAGCGCATAACCAGAGGGAACTGTAAATGGAAGGTATCAGAGAGAAAAAAACGGTCAGAAAACCCGCCAATAAAAAACGGAACGGACTAAGGAAAAGGCTATATAATTGGTCAAAAAAATGGCACAAATACCTCGGGCTGTTTCTGGCCGGTTTTATCATTTACACGGGTTTTTCCGGAATCCTGCTCAACCACCCTTCCGAAATCGCCGGTTGGTCCGTACATAAATCTTGGGTCCCGGAACGCTACCATCCTTACAACTGGAACCGAAGCGCCCTAATCAAAGCCGTTTACAATCCCAAAAACGAATCGTCACTGCTCGTGGCCGGAAAACAAGGCGTCTGGCGCTCCGATGATGGCGGTTTTACGTTCCGTCCAGACATGGCCGGAGCATTCCCCGAATCCCGCTACCTCCGAAAAACCAACGATCTGCTTATCCATAACCAAACGGCTTTCGCCGGAACTTTCGGCGGACTTTTCTCCAAAAAACTATCCGAAACGGATTGGAAAGAAATCCCTTTGGGCGATAAAAAAGAGGACGTAAAAGCCGTATTGGAAACTCCTAACGGCCTAATAGCGATCAGCAAAAACGGAGCTTTCAGAAAAAAAGCCTCCGGCGAATTCGAGCAAGTAATCCTTCCCCGCCCAGACAAAAACTCCATGAGTTTGATCGATTTCACCTTCGCTCTGCACAGCGGATGGCTATGGGGACTCCCGGGCCGCATCGTTTTCGACATCGTCGGACTCGCCACCGTTTTCCTCAGTGTTTCGGCCATTTACATTTTCATATTCCGAAAAAAGAAAAAGAACAAAGCGACAAAGAAGCGAATGGCCTTTTTTGTCAAATACCATAACAGCATCGGTTTTTGGCTTTGCGGTTTTATCCTAATTACGTCAATCACCGGAGCCTTTATGCGTCCGCCATTGCTCGCCGCTTTGGCAAACGGGAAAGCGCCTTCAATCCTGTTGCCTTCCTATTTTGAGGAAAACCCTTGGTACCACACCATCCGAAACGCCTGCTACGACACGGAAACGGACCGGATTATCATTGACACCAGCGAAGGCCTTTGGGCCGGCAAGTCAGACCTGAAATCGGATTTCACGCCATTGGATTGGAGCGTCAATATTTTCCCAATGGGCTGTACGGTCCTGCGCCCCGAAGGTGACGGCCATTTTCTGGTCGGATCGTTTTACGGACTTTATAACTACAAAGAGGGCGACGACTACGCAACCGACGCGCTTACGGGCGAAAAAGTAAAACCGTACGCCGGCATCCAGCGTCCCGGACGCTTTATCACCACCGGATATTTCCAAACGACCGGCGGAACACGCTATGTCAGCACCCACGGACAGGGGCTTTTGCCGATAGACAGGCCTCAGAACATGAACGCCTTTATGATGCCAAAAACAATGGCCGGCGATTACAGAATGCCACTTTGGAATTACATGTTCGAGCTCCATAACGCCAGACTTCTGAACGACATCTTCGGCAAATGGACAATCCTGGTCATTCCGCTTGCGGGAATTATCCTGACCCTGATTAGCCTTACGGGAATTTTCGAATACTGCTACCGCAAATACAGATTCTTTCGAAAATAAAAGCGCCGAAGGGGCAAAGCCCTCCGACGCCGGATTTTGGATACGTGTTCAACTCAAAAACATGTCCGCCGGAGCCTTAAAGGCTCCTTCAACACCACTATCATAGTAACTATGAATAATCTCCCCCTCATGCGGACACCCGAAATAAGCAAATAACATTTTAATCTACAAACATATGTTACGAGATGCCGATATCCTGTTACCAGCGACACGAAAATAGATAGGCCAGTATTCAGCGACTGTATAATTCGTAGCTCTTCGGGCCGAAAACCTACACCGTCCCCACAAGACCCAAAACTTAACTTTTTCACAACAGCCACAGTCCCACCTACCCTCACAACTGGAAGACAGATGATTTTCAGGCTAAAATATGCGGAGAATAGGACATCTTTTTAGAAGAAAATAGATGTCAAATGATCTTTTTTAACATTACCTTTACCTGCGAAATCACCGGGGTTCGGCGCTAACCTTTCGCCGTACTTCCGTAAGGCATCTTCACGTACAAACGTATCTAAATCAAGCGATGACAAGAATCAACCTGCACGCTAAAGGCGCTTTTTCGCCACGGCATCTTGGTTCCGGAAACGAAGGGATTGACAGGATGTTGGAGACCGTCGGAGTCGGTAATGTCGAGGAATTGATCGACCAAACCGTACCGGAAGCCATCAGACTCAAACAAGACCTGATGTTACCGGACGCGCTTAACGAAACCGAATTTTTGGAACAGTTTCGTAGCATCGCATCCAAGAACAAAATTTTCAAGTCCTTCATCGGCGCCGGCTACCATGACTGCCACACACCCACGGTCATTCTCCGGAACATCTTGGAAAATCCGGGCTGGTATACGGCTTACACTCCTTACCAAGCGGAAATCGCCCAAGGCAGACTCGAAGCGCTAATCAACTTCCAGACCATGGTCTCTGACTTGGCCGGCATGGATATCGCCAACGCGTCGCTCCTCGACGAGGGCACCGCCGCCGCGGAAGCCATGAGCATGTTCCTCGCGCTCCGCAAAGGAAAGAAGAAGAAGGGCAACGCCAACAAATTTTTCGTAGACAGCCGAGTGCTGCCCCAAACCCTCAGCGTAATGCGCAACCGCGCCTTGCCTATCGGTGTGGAACTCGTAATCGGCGACATCTCAACACTGGACCTGACGGACGAGGCGCTTTACGGCGTAATGTTCCAATACCCTGACAGCGACGGGGCCGTCACCAACCACAAAGAACTTATCGAGACGGCGCACGCCAACGAAGTGAAAGTAGCGGCCAGCGCTGACTTGCTCAGTCTCGCTATCCTGACGCCTCCGGGCGAAATGGGCGCCGACGCCGTAGTGGGCGTAGCGCAACGTTTCGGCGTACCGATGGGATACGGCGGACCACACGCAGGCTTCTTCGCAACTCGCGAAGACTACAAGCGACAGATTCCGGGCCGTATCATCGGCGTATCGAAAGACCGCCACGGCGACAAGGCTTACCGCATGGCCTTACAGACTCGCGAACAGCACATCAAACGTGAGAAAGCCACTTCGAACATCTGTACTGCACAAGTACTTTTGGCCGTAATGGCCGGTATGTACGGCGTATACCACGGAGCCGATGGCGTTAAGAATATCGCTTTGCGTACCCACGGCCTTACCAAGGCTTTGGACAAAGGGCTCGCCTCATTGGGTTACGCCCAACTGAACGCCACTTTCTTCGATACACTTAAAATCGAAGTGAGCGCCGAGGAAAAAGCCGAGATCCGTCGTGTGGCCGAAGAAAAGCAAGCGAACTTCCGCTACTTCGACACTAATCACATCGGTGTTTCTTTTGACGAAACAACTACGGTTAAGGAACTCGATCTCGTGTTGGGCATATTCGCCGACGTGGCCGAGAAAGGTTACGACCTGCAGGCCATCACCGAAGAGATCGACTTCGTGATGCCGGAAGGTCTTGCCCGTACTTCGGAGTATATGACTCACGAAGTATTCCAGCAGTACCACACCGAGCACGAAATGCTCCGCTACATCAAGCGCCTTGAGAACAAGGACTTGTCATTGACGCATTCGATGATTTCTCTCGGATCATGTACCATGAAGCTGAACGCCACTTCGGAAATGATCCCGGTGACTTGGCCTGAGCTTGGCAAGGTTCATCCGTTTGCGCCAGTGGATCAGGTACATGGCTACCGCGAAATCTTCAAAAACTTGGAAGCTTGGCTGAGCGAAATCACCGGTTTTGCCGGAACTTCCCTCCAGCCTAACTCGGGCGCCCAAGGCGAATTCGCCGGACTGATGGTTATCCGCGCTTACCACGAAAGCCGTGGCGAAGGGCACCGTAATATCGCCATCATCCCGACTTCGGCCCACGGAACCAACCCTGCCAGCGCCGTAATGGCCGGTATGAAAGTAGTTCTCGTAAACTGCGACGACCACGGCAACATTGACGTGGAAGACCTCCGCGCCAAAGCCGAAGAGCATAAAGACAACCTTTCTTCTTTGATGATCACTTACCCGAGTACGCACGGCGTGTTCGAGGAGAGCGTCATCGAAATTTGCGATATCATCCACCAAAACGGCGGACAGGTATATATGGACGGCGCCAACATGAACGCCCAGGTAGGCTTGACCAGCCCGGGCAACATCGGGGCGGACGTTTGTCACCTGAACCTCCACAAAACATTCTGCATCCCTCACGGCGGCGGCGGACCGGGCGTAGGCCCAATCGGCGTAGCCAAGCACCTCGTGCCGTTCTTGCCGGGCAACCCGCTCGTGCCGGAAGCAGGCGGAGAGCAGGCTATCGAATCCATCTCGGCGGCACCTTGGGGCAGCGCCAGCATCTTGCCTATCTCATACGCCTACATCGCAATGATGGGACCCGACGGCTTGACGCAAGCTACCAAAACCGCAATCCTGAACGCCAACTACATCAAGGCCCGCCTTGAGGAAGCCTACCCGATCCTTTACACCGGCGCCAACGGACGTTGCGCTCACGAAATGATCGTGGACTTCCGCCAGTTCAAGGAATTCGGTATTGAGGTAGAGGACATTGCCAAACGTTTGATGGACTACGGCTTCCACGCTCCGACCGTCTCGTTCCCGGTACCGGGCACGTTGATGATCGAGCCGACGGAAAGTGAGTCAATCGAGGAATTGGACCGCTTCTGCGAAGCGTTGTTGGCTATCCGTATCGAGATCCGCGAAGTAGCCGAAGGCGCCGCCGACGCTACGGACAACGTATTGAAGAATGCGCCGCACACTGTGGACACGATCACCGCCGACACGTGGAACCACTCTTACAGCCGAGAGAAAGCCGCTTACCCGCTCGGGTTCGTTCGCGAGAACAAGTTCTGGCCGTCGGTAGCCCGCGTGGATAACGCCTACGGCGACCGTAACCTCTACTGCTCGTGCATCCCGGTAAGCGACTACGCCGAAGTGGAGTAAGATAATTTGAGTAAAGGGTAAAGAGTATAAAGTAAATAGACTGCGTGAATGCTTTGGCAATCATTTAGGTCTTGAAACCTTTACTGGATAGAAATTGAAAGAGGCCCTGCTATGGGGCCTCTTTCTGTTTGGAATATTTTTTCTATTGCGCTTCCACCCTTTCAGGTTGCACCAAAGGGTATTCCTTATCATACAGCTTCAGGTTTCTTTCTTTCCACTCAGCCCCTTCCAAGAAAACCGGATGCGGCAAGCTCACGTCCCAATCGCCGAGCTTTTTGAGCATACGTTCCGTGCGTTCCAGATTCTTTAGGGAAACGTTCCTCTGCTCTGAAATGTCCGTAGGCAGGTGGAACAGCAACGGCAAACGGTCCGGCAGGCGGACCAGCTTCCAGTCGCCTTCGCGGATGGCGGCGTTGAAGGTAAAGCGCCACAGCAAAGTCTCGTGCGGGGGCTCTGTCTTTTCTCCCAAAACATAAGGCATAAGGTTTACGCCGTCGAATGTGGCGTCGGCCTTGCCACCCGCCAAGGCTACGAACGTAGGCGTAAGATCAAGTGACGATACCGGATTGGCGTAGCGCCCGCCCTTGG
It encodes the following:
- a CDS encoding SH3 domain-containing protein; amino-acid sequence: MFESQNFSVKIIKLFSLLIFLCSAQKGFSADRENLAKADSLFSKSQYEQALTIYEDIFTKEQKYSDSMLLRMALIYELGGNYAKNLYFLNLYYSNTSSRSTLERINTIAKKHELSGYEFSDRERVLNWMRTQRSVINISALALLIFFSGILFFLRKRKNIRPILGGTFLCLTTLGISLELNLSSIPPTKGIVLNDNAWLMDGPSSAADGSLKVPKGNKLKVIGKEDIWYEVTWEGRTGYIREGNLGVVI
- a CDS encoding pyruvate dehydrogenase complex E1 component subunit beta, encoding MKQLSANNTMRQIQFREALREAMSEEMRRDENVFLMGEEVAEYNGAYKVSQGMLDEFGAKRVIDTPITELGFAGIGVGAAMNGLRPIVEFMTFNFSLVAIDQVINAAAKMLSMSGGQFPIPMVFRGPTGNAGQLGAQHSQNFENWYANCPGLKVVVPSNPKDAKGLMKASIRDNDPVIFMESELMYGDKGEVPEGEYIIPIGVADVVREGTDVTLVSFGKMMKVANAAAEELAKEGVSAEVIDLRSVRPLDYKTIVESVKKTNRLVIVEEAWAMASMATDITYHIQQNAFDYLDAPVRKVNSWDVPLPYAPTLIEAILPNVEKTVKAVKEVMYS
- a CDS encoding tetratricopeptide repeat protein, which gives rise to MKIRILPLMLVAGAATFSGCTLNKMAKLAKEQDVKATPDPLEVHADTVAFELSAVLPTKMMKPGYDYTIDPSYKYGSKEIDLNDVTFKGDDYPDKSAKPKKTESFAFPYNSDITNGDLVVDGTVTTKAGKEKKAIKDFAIAKGLITTSTLVENVANAAYAHPGYTDAEELEPTYVEFFFPQGSPRLNLYMSTNRDEAKSFKAFVAEKNVTRKVIITGTHSPEGTERVNSNLAEERAQAIEKQYRTLMGRYDYKGEADKIDFVLKPVVDDWGQFKTVLDSFDKLTAAQKQECLRIVNGAGTFEEKQDRLAELPFYKTIFNGLYPKLRNARTEILTVIEKKPNSTIAVMAKQIANGSLSADSLSDGELLWAAHLTPSLDEKEAIYKAVIKKSNAWKAHNNLAGVYVAKAEKAEGSARNSLVEKAINQAQSANRQTESPEAYANLAAAYYLQGNIAKAYGTIAKSVSLRPDSYSAAAINGTRGAIEIRMAKYGDAIATLAASDKTAVNAFNKGLAQLLNKEYQNAVVSLDEATEINGDFALAYYVKAVAYARQNNSSKAVDALKKAVKIDPSLKAKAANDLEFSKISASSDFTNAVK
- a CDS encoding PspC domain-containing protein; the encoded protein is MKNIRKFIDHQAFGVCAKLAEKFQLPIYKIRLWFIYSSFFTLGSSFLVYISLAFVVEIRKALRQRYNQFWYN
- a CDS encoding glycosyltransferase family 2 protein, with the protein product MTKKVAVVILNYNGRALMEKFLPSVTDYSGDAEIVVVDNRSTDDSVDFLRERFPDVRLIVNEENGGFAKGYNDGLKHVEAEYYMLLNSDVEVTPGWLDPIVRLLDSDHEVAAVQPKILSHAEPEKLEYAGAAGGYIDSLAYPFCRGRLFDHTEKDSETYADTRPVFWATGAALMVRSDVFRQLGGFDEDFFAHMEEVDLCWRIHRMGRKVYYCGESSVYHVGGGTLAQGNPRKTYLNFRNSLSVLYLNTKGRHLLWKMPLRLGLDMVAALRFFGGGVPGDGKAVLKAFRDFTLSFAEHRKKRKKRKKSLAFVSDAPTQYRGLIVFDYFVRKKSRFSDLGFQSEEKNARTSTGFS